The DNA segment CCCGTAAGCGAACCGGCGAACAACAAGTTAAAGGCGGAGCCATCTGGTTCCGCCTTTTTGGTTATCGGCGAAGCTTTTCGGGCAATGGTCGAATTTTGCCAAAGCGGGCTTTCATGTCGGGCGTATCAACTTTAAACTGACGGCAATTAATTGAATGCCAGTTTGTGAAAGGTCCCACAGCATGCGTTTGTCCTATCGCGGGGTGAAGCCAACCATTGATGAAACCGCCTTCATTGCGCCCAATGCGACGATCATTGGTGATGTTGAAATCGGGGCTGAGACCGGCATCTGGTTTGGCTGTGTTGTTCGTGGAGATGTGCATGAAATCCGTATTGGTTCGCGCACCAATATTCAGGACCTGACCATGGTGCATGTCGCCAAGGGCAAGTTCGGCACCTATATCGGCGATGACGTCACCATCGGCCATTCGGCGATCATTCATGCCTGCACGCTTGAAGATCGAAGCTTTGTCGGCATGGGTGCGACCGTGATGGATGGTTGTGTGATTGAGAAGGGCGGGATGCTGGGTGCCAATGCGCTTTTGGCACCGGGAAAACGCATTCCGGCAGGAGAGCTTTGGGCCGGCGTACCAGCACGCAAGGTACGGGATCTGACGCAGGAAGAAATTGAGTTCTTCAAGGTGTCGGCCGATCGCTATGCCGATCTGGCGCAAGAATATGTCAAATCGATCCCCGAGGACCTGGCATAAGGTCTACCAGTAAAGCGCGTTGCTGGACTGATGTCCTGTGATGCCGGTTATGGTCGGCGCGCGCTTGAATAAACGAATGTGAAGGAAGCCAAAGGCAGCCAGCCATTGACTTTGATCAAGGCAAGGGGCA comes from the Thalassospira sp. ER-Se-21-Dark genome and includes:
- a CDS encoding gamma carbonic anhydrase family protein, yielding MRLSYRGVKPTIDETAFIAPNATIIGDVEIGAETGIWFGCVVRGDVHEIRIGSRTNIQDLTMVHVAKGKFGTYIGDDVTIGHSAIIHACTLEDRSFVGMGATVMDGCVIEKGGMLGANALLAPGKRIPAGELWAGVPARKVRDLTQEEIEFFKVSADRYADLAQEYVKSIPEDLA